The Gemmatimonadota bacterium DH-78 region CATCGCAGCCGCAGGTCTCGGGCGACGGGGCGCCGGCATGTCGGCGGCCGTGGGCACCTCGCACGCGGTGCGGGTCTTTCACCGACTCGATGCCGCGGCCGAGGCCCTGGATGTGCTTCGTCCCGACACCGTCGTGGTCGGCTACTCCGAGGGCACCGACGAGGCGAGCGCGCTCATCTCGAGCGCGCGCGAGTGCGGCGTCCCCGCGGTCCTGGCTCTGATCGACTCGTCCGACATCGCGCACGTGGACCGCGCGCTCCAGGCGGGTGCTCACGACGTGGTTCCCCCGCCCCACTCCGCGCGCGACATCCTTCTGCGCCGACGGGTTCTGCTCCGCTCACGCACTCCCGCGACGGCGCCGACCGCCTTGCCGGAGCGTCGCGTGGCTCTCGGCCCCCTCACGGTCGACCTCACCACCCGCCAGGTGCTCGACGGCTCCAATCCACTCACCCTCACCGGTCGCGAGTTCGAGCTCCTGGTGCGCCTGATGCAGGCGCGGGGCGAGGTGGTGTCGCGGTCGGAGCTGCTGGAAGACATCTGGGGTCCCGATCAGGGTTCGGAGGCCGTGCTGGACGCGACGGTCCACCGACTTCGGCGCAAGCTCGACGAGAAGCTGGGGGATCGCGAACTGGTGGCGACGGTGCGCGGCGTAGGCTACCGCCTGGAGACGCGCTCCTACCGTCTCCGACCGGTCCCGGCCTGAGCGAGCGAGCCCCGAGCAACACCGGGTTGAGTCCGACCGGCCCGACCGGTTATACTTGCAGCCTTCCGCGGGACGTGGCGCAGCCCGGTAGCGCACCTGAATGGGGTTCAGGGGGTCGCCGGTTCGAATCCGGCCGTCCCGATCGAGGCCCTGTGACCAGCAATGGTTGCAGGGC contains the following coding sequences:
- a CDS encoding response regulator transcription factor, which produces MFYAVRLPAAEAPEAPQEPLVPSADAVGLIAAAGLGRRGAGMSAAVGTSHAVRVFHRLDAAAEALDVLRPDTVVVGYSEGTDEASALISSARECGVPAVLALIDSSDIAHVDRALQAGAHDVVPPPHSARDILLRRRVLLRSRTPATAPTALPERRVALGPLTVDLTTRQVLDGSNPLTLTGREFELLVRLMQARGEVVSRSELLEDIWGPDQGSEAVLDATVHRLRRKLDEKLGDRELVATVRGVGYRLETRSYRLRPVPA